A region of the Leishmania panamensis strain MHOM/PA/94/PSC-1 chromosome 10 sequence genome:
GCCTGCCTCTGCCACGGGAATGATGGAGGATATGGTGTACTGGCCCAGCGGTGGCCTCATCAATCTGGGCAGGGTTCCTGGCCCGAGAGGTCTGCCTTCCTGGGATCCGCTGTCGGCCTCTGCGGCTTCACAGTGGGGCGCCGCCTCGCTTCCCTCGGCGGCGACCAGGAGCCCCCAGCCACCCGCCCCGATGCCCGCCGCACGTCTGCAAGGGCCGCCCCCTTTTCCAGAAGATGCAAAGACGAAACACCTGCGCGGCAGTGGTACCAGTAGCTCTAGCACCAGCATCAGCAACTCGTGCAGCACCGATGACTTTGCCGACGACGATGATACTGGTGCTGGTGCCCTTGTTGAGTGGCTCCCTGTGAAAGACGTGAATGCTGGTGTTCAGCAACAACAGAGCAACAAGCGGCAGTGCACGGCACCGCCAAGTCGctcgcaccagcagcaacgtgtagccgctgccgctgtctcACAGTGGCAGGTGCGCATCGAAGGCACCACTTGGCTAGAGCGGTGTATTTGCGAGTACGTGGAGAAGGTTGTTCTGTGCCCGCCggcgccccccctctcccctcccccgatcAGCTGACGCGCGCACAAGACGGGCGCTCAAAGCCCTGCTGTGGTAGTGAGTCAGCGGGTGTGGGGAGATGAGGGGAAGAGATGGACCGAGACCTTTCCGCGGCACACCTCTCCTCCCGCTTTGGTAAAAAATATTTTCTCTCCCTCGGGTGCGTGTCTCTCACTCTTGAGCAAGCTGAAAGCATCGCATGCAACGATGCGCGTACGATGAGCCCCCGCGTCATGCTTCACGGATGACGTCCCAATTTACGCCTCTaggctgtgcgtgtgtctctgtgtgggcATGAGACTAGAGGTGAAAGGGCCCGGAGGAGCTGTAGTACGCACCGACCTCTCCGtcctccccttcacctcttcgGCATCCCTGTCACTCCACTTTCCTCACATTAACACTCACCGCATCGTGACCGTTAACTCCTTcgcgccctcttctctcctccttctgtgGCACTCTGACATTACTTCGTTGTGGGCCagcgcctccccctccccactcgcTTCTCGTACATGTTCACCACACGGAGATTCATCTCGGAAGCCCACCAGCGTCGCTCATTTTCCCCACAGAGCCCGTCTGCTCagggtgaagaagacgcgcgtgcctttttctctttcgtaTCGGTGAGACGGAGGCGCGGCACTCCTCGCTAAACGGAAATAGAGGGTGTCGCGGAACTGCCCCTGCTATTCATGGCCCCTGCAGTGCCCCTGTGTGGCGACGACTGCACCTTGGGCACCTAAGCCCCAGCGACCGCGCTGCTCTTCGGTGCTCAGACACTCGCCTCAGAGCCGCGCTCATCGCCCTCCTCCGTCAGTGAACTGGGAGACTTCGATTCCGTTGGGTATGAAGAAACAGGATGCAGGACAGAGGGTGGTCGGCGTACACGGGCCAGTCGCCGTGCAGGCTTGCGCGCTGACAACAAGAATGATGACGAGAGGGGCTGCTGTGTTTCCATTaatggcagcagcactcgccgcagcagtgatCAGTGCTGCGGTGACACGGATAAAATCCTCACATCCCTCGCGACTATCAGCGCCCTGAGTTGTTCGCGGAGCCCCGACCACCGGTCCCGGTTTAGTCAGCGGCTTCCACTCAGACAACGGGTTCAGTTTTCTCCTGACCGCCATGTGCCATAATTCTGGCGTACGatcgctctctcttgcacCGATGACCGTGGCCGGTAGTGACGCAAGTAGGTCGTTACTGCCGGGACCTTCGCGCTCATAGCCAaccatccccccctcccctccccagcTTTGCACCCTCGTAAGCATTCCGCTTTCTCGGGGACAACCTCGACTTGGCGCGGTAGTTGAGATTGCTGATGGAGCAACTCCACAGCTGTCAGCCATCTGCTCGCCTGGCTGTGCCGCAGGAGTAAAACACCTCCAGTGTCCACCAAactgctctgctgcgccgcatgcgTGTacggaggggaaagggagtgTCTACCTTTGGGTAACACCAAAATCCGTGCAGGGCAAGGAGCAGGGCCGCTaccgcgcgctctctctctctctctttctcgaaTGCGTTGGCACTCTTACTGCTGTACGTAAGCACGTGTGAAGCACTAAACAAtggcgcaccggcgccgctctCGGAGGGGTGTCAAGTCACCAGCGACCTCTTGATCCGTCTGGTGAACTACGCCCCACATCCCCTCTTCTACGCGTACTTCGTGGTGCTCGTTTCGGAGCGTTTTCAGGCGTCCTCGAGCTTCCTTCCGGCGGCCCTGCCCTGCGCTGCTCACAAAGTTGGTGGCCTGATGTTTAGTGCcagctcgcgctgctgcggcagccgccagccGCTACTGCTGGGCCCTATTCGCTGCCGTCGCAATCTATGCCGACGCCGACGCGgcctcttcagcagctgctgcatcaccatGGGGCTCTGTGGGAAAGGGCTGCGAAGGACGTGTAACTTTCCTCACAACGAGGGAGAAAGCAGAGAACCCTCGCGTGCACATTCGGATGCGGCTGAGCCCGAGGCGCAGAGGGTGGCTGCTATCAACGCATCACATCACCACCATGGCCACCGCACAGCCCTCGTGGAGCACTTGTGCAGACCCCTTCAGatcccacagcagcagcacgagcacaTAATCTGTGGCGGATTAGCAAGCGATCGGTTGCGGAGGCAACGGAGAGAAGCGACCCCGGCTCGCAGCGAGGGCCGCTCTCGCGATTGTGGAGTCGTAGTGTTCGCCACGGAAGCCGTGGCTACCCACCTGGTGAGCTGGGCACTGACGCTCTCGACGACTCGCATGGGCATCAACGACACCGTGGCACTGAGGCTTGTGTCGTTTATGGATGGCCATCGGTAGGGGGCGTGGGCACGAAGCCACATCTGCGCCCACTCTCGGTAGAgccgcccctcccctatggctgctgctgggagATGGGGGAGTGCCGTGAGCCGGTGCTCGTCTCGGTAACAGAGTGGCGTCTATCGTCCACCTGCCGTGGTGCCAGGCAGatgtgtctctttttttgccggaggaggcgcggaCGCCGCTTGAGCACGGCGTGGCCACAGCGCACCTGGGACCAGCCTGGTGTGAAAGCACCGCTATGATCAATAGCATCACCCGCACGCAGAACCCAACGGTGCGCCCGCGGAGGTTGTGGTTAGGGGAGAGAATTCAGAGTGCACAGCAACGACTCGCACAGCCGACCACGAGGCTCGACTGCGGCTCTTTgcgaaggtggtggcgaggcTGTCGACAAAGGAAGCGGAGGGCAATGTGCCGACATGATTGTGCGTCATCACGCTTGTTTCTTCGGCACTGCTggtgtctttctctctcgcctgctTCGCTCCGTCTAGCCCAGCCCACACCCACTCTCGTTTGGGGTCTGCAAAGCTCGCCATTTCAGCATTCATCCGCCTGCGGTTCTTTTCTGGAATTGGGGAGcggtgtggtgtggtgtggtggtgagtggggagggggcggtgagaggggagggagggagacaggcAGCCCCCAGCACGGCGTCCCCTCATCCCCAACTTCTGCCACCACAACAAAACCCGAAGAGCGGGAAGAAAATAAATAATCGGCGAGGGAGCCAACCGCACACCTctgcccaccccccacccctcaccaGCTGTCAGCTTATTGACCTGTTTACCTCCATCACTGCCTCGACGCAATTTAGTGGTGCAATACCGCTGCCTCGGCCACAGTCCGTGTCTCTCACATTTAGCTGAAGTAACTGCGTTGGCTTTTCTTCTACCTTTACCGACGTCAGGGCCAAGAGGTGACGCCCATGCATGTGTCGAAGTGCACCGCGTACATCGACAGAGGTCCCTCTACGCCACCTCACacgtgggggagggggggttaTCGCGTCTTCTGTTCAGCTATTTTGGGGGGTGATCTTTACTGTAGGCTTTGCTTGACTTCGTCGCCTGTTCCTTCACCCGCTCTCTTTCGGGCTTTTCTCATCCCACACAGACGAAGAGATCCCTCTAGCGGGCAAAAAACAACGCTAGACGTCTCTCGCACACATCCATTCCCCCCTCCGGCCTCCGCccctctgtctttctctccactCTCCACcacgcgagaaagagaacacaAATCCACAGGCAGCGAGATGCCGGCCGCCATCACAGTGCATCCTTTAGTACTTCTCAGCGTCGTGGATCACGTGACCCGGGTAGGCCTACAACACCAGCAACAGCTGCAGTCACAGAAACGGGGGAACACTCCTgatgtcgccgccgcctcccctccgGCCCCCGCTTTCCTGTCCACTGCAGGTTTGCTGATGGGGACCACGAAAGCGTCCGGTCCTTCTGACGCCAGCACATGCGGCGCTGATGGCAGCAGCCGAGTCCTCACTACGACGCTCTCCGCTTCCTTCGAGCTTCCGCTACGGCTGCAGCCGACTGACGGCGTGGCAGTGAATGTGGCGGCTTCTGGAGATGCTACCTTTCTTAAGCGCGTGCTCAGCGACGACACTGACTGGCAAGGGGTGCAGAAGCACCGCGAGCAGCTCAGCGCTGTGATGCCTGAGCTGGACGTGGTAGGATGCTACGTGGTGTGTGCCGGCTCACGGTGGACGAGCACGACGCACCGGAGAGGTGGCGATGACGGAGACGGCTTTCCGTTGTCGATTGAAAGTGCTGTCAAGAAGGCCAAGGGTGAGGCAATAGGGGATGTGGGTGGCATCGTGGCGATCGCAAACTGTGTccaacagctgctgcgcagcaccgcactgTTGCCTCCGACGGCTACGGGATTTGTTTTGCTGGTAGTATACGACAAGGAGGTGACGAGCGCTACCAGCGAAAcgggcaccgctgcgcccAGTCTGCAGCAGTCCCCCGTAGCGGTGCGGCTGCCCTTTGACTGTTTCTACGTCTCAGCCACCACCGTCAGCGACGCACTGTCATCGGAGGAAGTGGAGGTGGGCCCTGCGGATATAGAGTGGATCGCCTTGGCGAATGAAACTGTGATGCCACCCCGCCGCCAGGGCTCGACAACCATTTCGTCTGCAGCCCAGGCCCCCGCTGCGAGAGAGACAACAAACACGCGAACTCCATCGATGGCTTCGCCACAGAACTTTAGTGCCGCCGAGGAGCTCGTTGGCAGCCTTCGACTTGTCATGCGGCTGCTCGCCAAGATGACCGAATCGACGCTGAGCAcaacggcgacggtgccagGCGACGTTGAGCTACTGAGAACTGTGGCGACGTGCCTGCGCAATGTGCCTGACAGCCGCCCATCTCCTTCGCCTGGCGACTCCACAGCCCCGTGTGCGCTACAGACAGTGGAAGTACTTAGCGCAGTACTAGCTCTTGAGGTGCAGTGCGCATTGCACATGCGTTCGCTGAGTaaagcacagcagcagctgctaaGCAGCAATCGCCCCGCCATGGAGGCTCTTCACTCCACGACTCGCTCGCCCAAGGCCGCCaatgcgccgccaccggaTGCAAAGGTAGGGCGGCCGACACACGGGCGCGAcaagcgcagcggcgtcccCACAGCTGCCCTGGGACACGTACGAGAGTAGCGGAGGGTCCCGCATCGCTTCCTTTACcatcaccccccccttctgtgtgtgtgtgcgggtgggcgggtgggtgtgtgttcCGTCCTGGccagaaaacaaaaaaggcaCGTCAATGAAAAGTGCGCCGTTAACTCACCGCATCACCTGGCAGgggcctccctccccacacacacacacacattcccGCCAGCCTCCCGCCCCTGCCTCGCCCATCTTTGAGCGAAGGAAAGTCGGCAGGAGGGCGACAGAGGCCTTCAGGGACGGACGCTGCTCagttttgttttgttttttgttttgcttttcaCGGCATTTTCCACCCCCACACAGGCATGCGCACCGTCTCTCAAGCCCCGCCTGGCATGTCACACTCATTTGGGGGGTGCGCAACTTGCGCGTAACTCCATGCTTAGTTCCTCTGTTtagccccctcccctctgtccttccgcctcctcccctgcacTCCCTTCGTTTTGAGAGCATcatacgcacacatgcacacctaCTTGCTGCCCGCTGAGATCTGAAGGTGCAGTACACACCAtaaacagcagcaacacccacAAGTACAAGCACAACTGACTAGGACGTTTCATGGGACTCGAGCTGTACCTTATCGGCTCTCCCttatctctctctttcctcttccccacccagAGCAACCCCCCACTGCCTCTTTAGAGCAATTCATGATGGCGAAAGCTCAGGCCCACGATGGCGACCTTAATGAAAAGAGGCGCTTCGACCACCACAAAAACGCTGGGGCCACGGCAGCTAAGAAGGCTGTTCACCCCGAGGCGGCGTCCCTGTTCGCCACGTGCTCGTGGCTGCGACGGGTGCCGATCTTTGGTGAGGCTGTCGAGGGCTACGGACCAAAGGTCATCGTCGCGCTCGGCGGGTGCTACCTCATGTGCAAGGGCATCGCAGATAGAGTCCTGACAGGCCAGACATACGCCATGATGATTGATCGCTACGGCATCGACGTTGCCCGCTATCAGCGCCTGTCTCCGATTTCGACGATGGGCTGGTCGATCAAGGCCTTCACCGCGATGCTCTGCGACGGCTTCGCCTTCCTCGGCTACACGAAGCGCTGGTACATGTTCGTGTCCTgcgtcgccggcggtgcCTTCGCGCTGATCTACGGCCTCCTTCCGGCAAAAGAGTCGTCGGCCGATGTAGCAGCCGCCCTCATCTTCCTGTCGAGCTGGGGCAAGGCCAACGTGGACATCCTGTCGGAGGGCCACTACAGTCGCCTGATGCGCCAGAACCCGCAGCCCGGCCCGGCGATGGTGAGCTGGATTTGGTTCTGGATCATGACAGGCGCCCTGGTGGCAACCATCATGAACGGCCCACTGGCGGATGCCGGCAAGCCGCAGATCAGCATCTTCGTGTCCGCcgccctgcagctggccaCCTGTGTGTTCTACGTGTTCAACTGGTacggggagaagaagaaccGCGTGCTGCGCTCCGAGGACGCGCTGTACCTTCTGGAGGAGACGCGCCGGGAGCGTGCGCGCCTGGGCCTCGAGGCGGGGACCGACGGCCAGGCGGGTGCGGCCgcgaaggggaagaggagcccGCAGCACTCGCACTCGGATGAGGACGTGGACGCTGCCGTGCCGGGCGGCCTCCACGACAGCCGCGCGCTCGTGCAGGACGACTACTACGACGATGACAGCGAAGCGGTGGCCGACGGCGAGGCGTACTACGGCAAGCCGCCGGTGCCGTGCCTGCTCGGGCTGTTCGAGGTAAACACCGAGGTGATCTCCAAGAACTGGAGGATCTTCGTGTACAGCGCTGTCATGACGTGCGCCGTCATTGCGATGCTGTGCGCCAACATCCTGGCCGACACGCTGGGCCTGCTGATGGCGTGCGTTGTCGTGTCgaccatctgctgctgctcctccttctgGGCCCTGCCACTGGTGATTGCCAAGGCGAACGTCTTCGGCTACCTGCAGCAGGCTGTGTACATCAACATTGCGAGCCCGCTCATGGCCTTCTACCTGAACAGCTACCACTGCCCTGGCAACCTGCCCAACTTCAGCTACAGCTTCTACAACACCGTGGCCGGTGTGATCGGCAACGTGGCTGGTCTGGCTGGTGTGACAGCCTTCAACTACATCTTCTCGAAGCGCAGTTACCGCCTGACGTTCTGCGTGACTACGTTTGCGCAGGTCTTGGGTGGTACGACGGACATCATCATGGTGAAGCGCTGGAACCTGTACATCGGCATCCCGGACCACGCCATGTACATCTggggtgcggcggtggtgagcgaGGTCTGCTACATGCTTGGCTACATGCCGATGGTTGTGTTGGTGTCGCGCCTGTGCCCTCGCGGCTCGGAGAGCGTCGTGTACGCCCTGATGGCCGGCTTCGCGAGCCTCGGGCACTCTACCTCTGCATCCCTCGGCGCCATCCTCATGGAGTACGCTCTGCCTGTATTCAAGATGCAGGATGACGGCTCCAGGTGCAACTTTGACaacctgccgctgctgttgttcgtGTGtaatgtgtgtgcgcctccgctTGTGCTACCTCTGTCTCTGCTGCTACCAAAGGGGCGCATCTGCGATGACATCGACATCGACAGCAAAGTGGTGCGTAAGAAGgtgggcgaggaggtgatggCTGGCGAAGCGGGAGAGCTTTCGTCTCCACTGCCCACCTCGGCTGAGTGTGCCAAGGCAACTGTGGCACAGGATGGCCATGTAAAGCGGATGGAAATCTAATGCTGATCATTAAAGTGTGTCAGCGGGTATAGGGATGACCAGCCAGCGGCACCCAAAGCGTGAACACGCTGTTCATTTGTGGGTTCATTTGTTGATCATCTCCTTTGCTGGTGACGCAGTCCAAAAGACGTCTGCAGGTCAGCACCCCAGACCCGCATGTCCGCTCAGATCTGCTCAGCTCGAGACACGACGCACTGGTCCCGACTCTCAGTCTTTGACCTGCGTGCTCACGAGTGGAGGTCCCATTTTTCAAGTCCTCTTCTTATCGGCGGCTCCGGTGAGAAGCTTCCGCCACGTGCCCCCTTCCCATTTCCGCTTTGCTCACTTTTGTCGTTTGAGCACCACTTCTTTTATGCTCTCAGTGATGGCGAAGACACCCTAGCGCGCGGCACCCCCGGGGGGTCCAgcgcaccctccccctccctgcctgccaatgccgaaccacctCGGGCGGTGCGAGAGTCAAGGGCCCACGGTGTAGCGAAGCCAGAACGACGCCTCGccgctggtgtcggcggtgaggtCGTGCATGGCGCCACGTGGAAGCGGCTCGCGgcagtgagcacgcttgtgccagcgtgactcgaacgcatcCCACCCGGCCCTTGCTGCCTGCTGGCGTGGGGCACCagagccaccccgaggggtgCACCACGTGGGCGTGGCAACCAGCATGCCGggcacggcggcgaggcgagggTGGGTCAAGCTCGGGccaggggccgtgctcaggCGGCTGGGTCTGCGCATTGCCGTaacgcgtgtctgcggctgctgtgcaccACGCGCTGGGCCTGTGTGAAGAGCAGGCCGGGGtggagggtggagggagggtggcAGCGGATGGTCTCGTGGAAGAGGCAAACGAATCTGTATGCGCGTGAAAAGGGGgcatttttctctcccctaGCCGCTTAGCACGTCCTGCAGGCAGTGCGAAAGCGACACTGCAAGGCGCGCAGCCGGTCGATCGCCCTGCGCCTTCGCTGTCCGCCTTTCCGCCCCTGTCGTTCTCAGCCACtcatcgtgtgtgtgtttcgtCGTTTCGCCTAGGCTTCTCGTTCGTACGTTCAtcagtgagtgtgtgtggtgtgtgtgtgtctgccgtGCCATGCTCTCCGTTCTACGCATCTTCTGTGATGGTGTGTTGTTGATGTGTATACCTTTTGTAGGCGACTCTCCTCTGCCATTGATGGCGGTCTCTTGAGtgctccccccccacctcccccctctctccgtcctTTCCCTCCACTCCACTGAGACGATAACGTCCCATCCCCACCTCTTAaacgtctctcttctccaacGCATTTATTGTtgagcgaaaaggagaagacgacTAACATGCATCTCTTTCTGCGTGTAtatgcatatatatatatatatatacatgtgtgtgtgcgtgtgcgtgggtgtgggcgtcTGTGCTTGCATCACGTCGGATGGCGTTTAGCCTCGTTGATACCGCTCTGGTGACTCTCAAAGCCTGatttcatctctctctctctttccattgCCAAAACAGTCATAGAGCCGTGCAGCAACGCAAGTAAAAGGCCCTCTTCCACaccgccttttttttcctttctggTGAAAGTTGATCATTCACCTTGCCCATagcctctcttctctccacctcgccgTGGTAGCGTATGGAGCACATCTGTGGTGAAGTacgcctctttccttcatcactgctcctcctcctcctcctctttcccccgcccccccctctttaaGTAGGCATCTTGTTCACTGGTCGAGGCTCTTGCGTGGAAGCTGGAatctgttgtgtgtgtgtgtgtgtgtcgaagTGCCGACAGGTATACCGggcctcacacacacacacgtgcgtacGTGCCACTTCTACAGCTTGTTAACTCGCATCTTGTACTCTGCtgcatcttctctcttccctcgtaCGTCTGTACTCGAGCCTTcgcctgctctctctcctcccccccccccccattctTTCCCCTCCGGCTTTACCCTTCTCCGCACTTTGATTTTCACCTGAGTCTGTGTGCGTAACTGCGGCTATGCGTACAGCCATGCCCAAGATCATGGTCTCGGCGATAAGCTCGAGCTCATGAAATTCGAGTGTCTGCTCCTTCCTTATGTTCTCTGTACTGTGTCTCCTC
Encoded here:
- a CDS encoding folate/biopterin transporter, putative (TriTrypDB/GeneDB-style sysID: LpmP.10.0340) yields the protein MMAKAQAHDGDLNEKRRFDHHKNAGATAAKKAVHPEAASLFATCSWLRRVPIFGEAVEGYGPKVIVALGGCYLMCKGIADRVLTGQTYAMMIDRYGIDVARYQRLSPISTMGWSIKAFTAMLCDGFAFLGYTKRWYMFVSCVAGGAFALIYGLLPAKESSADVAAALIFLSSWGKANVDILSEGHYSRLMRQNPQPGPAMVSWIWFWIMTGALVATIMNGPLADAGKPQISIFVSAALQLATCVFYVFNWYGEKKNRVLRSEDALYLLEETRRERARLGLEAGTDGQAGAAAKGKRSPQHSHSDEDVDAAVPGGLHDSRALVQDDYYDDDSEAVADGEAYYGKPPVPCLLGLFEVNTEVISKNWRIFVYSAVMTCAVIAMLCANILADTLGLLMACVVVSTICCCSSFWALPLVIAKANVFGYLQQAVYINIASPLMAFYLNSYHCPGNLPNFSYSFYNTVAGVIGNVAGLAGVTAFNYIFSKRSYRLTFCVTTFAQVLGGTTDIIMVKRWNLYIGIPDHAMYIWGAAVVSEVCYMLGYMPMVVLVSRLCPRGSESVVYALMAGFASLGHSTSASLGAILMEYALPVFKMQDDGSRCNFDNLPLLLFVCNVCAPPLVLPLSLLLPKGRICDDIDIDSKVVRKKVGEEVMAGEAGELSSPLPTSAECAKATVAQDGHVKRMEI
- a CDS encoding hypothetical protein (TriTrypDB/GeneDB-style sysID: LpmP.10.0330), which produces MPAAITVHPLVLLSVVDHVTRVGLQHQQQLQSQKRGNTPDVAAASPPAPAFLSTAGLLMGTTKASGPSDASTCGADGSSRVLTTTLSASFELPLRLQPTDGVAVNVAASGDATFLKRVLSDDTDWQGVQKHREQLSAVMPELDVVGCYVVCAGSRWTSTTHRRGGDDGDGFPLSIESAVKKAKGEAIGDVGGIVAIANCVQQLLRSTALLPPTATGFVLLVVYDKEVTSATSETGTAAPSLQQSPVAVRLPFDCFYVSATTVSDALSSEEVEVGPADIEWIALANETVMPPRRQGSTTISSAAQAPAARETTNTRTPSMASPQNFSAAEELVGSLRLVMRLLAKMTESTLSTTATVPGDVELLRTVATCLRNVPDSRPSPSPGDSTAPCALQTVEVLSAVLALEVQCALHMRSLSKAQQQLLSSNRPAMEALHSTTRSPKAANAPPPDAKVGRPTHGRDKRSGVPTAALGHVRE